Sequence from the Phalacrocorax carbo chromosome 8, bPhaCar2.1, whole genome shotgun sequence genome:
ACTGTTACTTTTGTGTTCCCCTGTCATTTTTAGGCCAAAGATAAGCCTGAGGAGGGTGGTACAAAACCTAAGCATGTGCTTAGTAACAGAGGAACCCAAACTGAAAGCAAGAAGTCTCTGGAAGGTATGTATCACTCCAGGAATGCTACAAACTTTGACTGTAGAATGTGCCGCAGACAAACTGGAAATTGATAGCCTGCTATTTCCCACTACCTGAATTACTCAAATGTAACTGAGTAACTTTGGTCACCAGTACTGGGAAATAGAGATGTTCTCACCTCCTCCGCAAGAACATCTGTCCCCCAGAtcaaaccccacaaaaccctagaagataaataaaataaaagcagttgcTGCACAGACTTTGAAATTACAGTGATCTGTATTGAGAAAGCAGTAGTTGTTTGGAGATACCATGAAGGTAGTGACAATATCACATAACAAacctaaaaaattattttcccttacCAGATGTGAACCAGCCCTACCTTCCGCCCCTCTCTGAAACAGGGACATGTCAACATTGGGAATATCAAATTTTGATCACCGAGTTTCATTGCCATGTCAGGGCTAGATTCCTGTTTAGGATGCATCTGTCAGGGCATTGCCCTCTTGCATCCATTATTAATGCCTGTGGAGTTGCAACAGGGGTGAATGTGATGTTGAGCAGGCTCTGTCATGCTCTTGTCTTCACAAATTGCCAGTGAATCCTTTGAATTATGGATGGTCCCCTTTTTAGCTTCGTCATTTAGGAAGtgacaaaaaaagagagttgGTCACAATTCTGACTCAAAAGCAACACAGGGTTGTGATCTGATCTCAATAGCTGGTGACATGTGTAGGCTGAACTCTGAAAGAATTTACCTGAGAAATTTCCACTGTTAATATTGACAACCATTGTCATGAGAAGGGGCTGAAgaaccttcttttccttttgtggaAAATGCAAGAGTCAGTGTCTCAAGCACCAGTGTCCCTTGGAGTCTTGTTCCATGCATTTCTGCTTCTCTAATCAGGTAGAGGGTGTATCAGGTTTAGGAGGGTCCTGGATGGATCAGCAGTGCCTGAACTGCCTGTTAAATTTGCCTGCAGACTGCTTTCAGATTTGAAAAGCAGTGAGCTGAGCCTTGCAGGTCTGTGTTTTGCTTTACGGAAACCCAAGTTTGATCTGTAACTCTACTAGAAAGTCAGGAGAGCAGTTAAACCTCTGATTAAGCCATAAGCATTAATAATGGCTGTCTCAAGCCTGCTGGTGTAAggattttaaacatttcaggGGGCTTCTTGCTACTTTTTGATGTATGTAACTGTGGAGGTTTTGCTGTGACTTTTGTCAAGGGTAGTTTATTAATGCCTCATTTTATTCAGAGGTAAAAAGTTGGGAAAAGCTGGATGAAAACAAAGGAGCATGTGAGAAGGGGAGCACTTCTAGTGCTGTAGCCCACAAAGCTGACTCCAAACCCCAAGTTAAAGAGAGGACGGTGCAGCGGCAAGCAGTAGAAGGTACTGGCAAAACACACAGCTCTAAGAGCTGTCAACAGCAAAAAGACGTTGGTGTCAAAGCTTCAAATCAACACAACGGATTTCCCTTCGTAAATCAAGAACACGTAGGCAACCAAAATGTTCCTGCTAAAGCACACGATATGGACGGAGTCCCACACCTAGATGAGTGCCACAGGCAGCTTGTTCATCAGAAACTCagagagaatgaaaacaaatctctGTCGTCGACTGCGGCATCCTGGGAAGCTGTGCCCTCCACATCCCAGGCTGTATCTGATGCAGGGTGTGAAGTGACACATACCAGGTAATGGCCTCACTGGTAGCTTTCTGCATGATCTGAAACCACTTCATGTGTTAGgacaaaaaggaaaggcaggccATTAAAGGAGGCAGCTCCTTCTGAGGCATGATCCAGAGGAAAAACAGCCATGCTAGGGTAGGAGTGGTGAGACCTTACAAATGGTTAAGGCAAAATACTCAGAGTAGCAAGGGCCTTGTGTAAATTTCTGTGAAGCCAAGAAGTCAGAGGGCTAGACGTGCAGGGATATTTTATACAACTGAGGCTTCTGTGTATTAGAGACAGAAAGGTGACTGCCCTAGTATAGCACAACTACTTGGACATTTATAAACCACTCCTTTCCAGCTCCTCTGTTTCTATAACCATGTGGGGGTAAAAGGAATTTGAGATACTTATTAGTTTatgacaaaaccaaaccagattGTTTCTTTATTAATCTCTATTAGCCTAATCTTTTCCTTATATAGGTGTTTCATAATAGGTCTTTCATAATCCACTTCctttaaaactatttatttaggatttgatattaattccatttatttaaattaaaaaatccacacacacacacaaaaaaccccaacaaaaacccacaaccaaaacACCCTTACCAACCAAACCTCAACAGATGGAAATTGTGGCAAATTTTAACTGCCATGCCTGCTCTGTCTGGGTTGGTGCATATAAAGTTGTTTGTGTATGTATGGGTGAtagacacacacatacatagTATGTATAGTACTTTGTATGTGGAATTTCCCCATTGCTCATGTGTACAAATCAGTGTCTGAAGCCTGGAGAAGAACATGATGCTACTTTTGTGTATATGTACTTTAATTGGAAAACTTCAAATTTGTAGTGGTACTTGTGACTATAGGATGGACTCTTAAATCTTCCTGTGCAATGGGTGTCTACTGGGATTacaaaactctttttaaaaaaagtgaatgaAGAATAAATTACCAAAACGAATGAAAGTTGTCCTGATGTCAGCACATAGGCCTCACGAGGGAAAGGGCTCATGGCAAGGCTGGCACACTGGGATATTTTTCTCCTAACAGGCTGAGTGTAAGGATGTGGCAGGAGAAGGTAGAAGCTTTCAGTACTGTGACTTCTTTTCTTACAATCAGGAAGAACTTTGTGAACAGTTTATAGACATTGTTACCTCCAAATTGGTTGCTGTAAACCCTAAGAAAAGAGGGACTTCCCTGTATTTTCTCTGTGGGTTTTAGGCTCTGGCTGATGAGCCATAGGCACTGTGCTTTAACAGCTGGAGCAGGTTggtcccagctgcctgctggagTGCTGCTTCCAAGGCTCTGTCTGTACTGTATTTGTAGATGGCTCAAGGTGTTTGTGAAGCACTGGAGGAACAGTTGCCATTACCCCTTGGAACTCAGTGCTGGTTGATCATGATGTTCCAGGCAGTGAACTTGGAGATAGGCAGCAGCTtctggagcagctggctggTTTGGACAGGAGTCGTCCAAGCCCCAGAGACTTGTCTGGGGAGGAGGAATGCGGACAGGTAACTGGAGGGCAGAACCTAGAGTAAACCCCAGGGGAAGCTGCAGCCTTCCTGCACAGGCTACCATTTACGCTTTTGTGTGTGAAGTCCCATGAGAGTGGTAAATGCCTCTCTAAAATGAATGCAATTTTTAATGAAGCCAGCACAGAAGCATCAAAAGAACATTGTGTTCCCCTGCTTGGAGAAATGCCCAAGAGCCCTGCCGAGTTCAGGCTTGTCTAGATAAGGGTGGAAGTGTTTGCTCAGAGCTGTGTTGAGCTGCTCTGATAGGTCACTCTGGTGCAGCTTATACCCATAGCACAACACAAGGGTGTTAAAGGTGCTGAAAATTAGAAACGTTAGCCTCTTGTtatgcaaaagcagaaacattttctttcataacaTCTTTTGTAATAGGGTTGCTCcactggaagaagaaataacttttgcAAAAATGAGGTACGTTCTTTCCTAGACATCAGAAATTTTCTTTACTCGCTGTTGTATAAAATCTACTTTACAACTCCACAAGTTTCAAATCAGGTATTTTATTAGACCAGCTGTAATAGTTGCAAAAAGTGGGTAAGCTTTCAAATGTAGGATTAACACTTTGCAGTGTCAGATGTTTTGTGTTCAGCAGAAGGCAAGCATATACACAGATGAGGACACAGAAAAGTAGCAGCATGCTTTTTGGTTCTCTTCCCTTAGTGTTGTGTGTATTCAAGAGGATTGATGCAATTAGATTTCTTTAATACTGTAGAAATCTGTGGTTTCAGAAACttagatttttcttccccacaacGTTATAAAAGCAAGGCTAGTCATCTGCATAAAATGTCAACTGTTTGCTTTGCAGGATATCTATCAATGTACATATGACtgatagaaaagaaaagattgaGATGACCAAGGAAGGCAACTTAAAAGATCACAGAGGTAAAAGTCCCAAAGTAAAATCCCCATCCTCCACACCAGCAGAAATGGAAGGAGTTGAACAGCTGCTTgacaaattaaaactgaaacagagCTCTAGAAACATCAGCACTGAGCCAAATCAAGACGTGAAAAGGGACAATAAGCAATATGAACTTGGACCTCAGACAGGGAAGCAACAGCCGTTACTGAGCAAGCCCAAACCAGGTAAAAAGGCTGAAgagaaatcagaattaaaatgcAAGCCCATAACTTCACAGAATTCCTCTGCAAAGGAGCCTACAAAAGGTCTAGGGGTAGAAGTGAAAATTCATCAAGAAATGGCAAAAACAGAAGAATCCCCAACAGATACCAACTCTGAGAGGAGAGAGTGTGAGTCTGCATCTTCAGGAGAAAGTGAAAATGATGCTCATCAGTGTACAGGACTGGCACCAGAGAAGACTATGTCACTGAAAGCTAGTGAAGAGCTTTCCACACAGGATGAAATGGTCGTTGGTAAGTTGCTCGCAGTTACTCTTGGAAATTTACATTGAGGATTTTGTGCTATTTGTGTgttatatatatgttatatatacaGTAATGGCTGGAGCAGTGCTCAGTAGACCTGCGTCTTATAGTTCAAGAGCATTTTGCCATGGGTACCTTTGACTATGTTGTTAACAAGTGAATTAACATTTGTACAAATTCTTTTAATAGTAATTTTCCCTTATAAGtgtgttttgggaaaaaagttccttcaaaataaaattgggTGAAGTGTATGTGTGATCAGAAGTATGAGTAATTTTGATTGGATagcaggaaaaatttcttcacaggcTGCACCTCTCTGTGcatccatccctggaagtgttaaaaaaacatgtagatgtggcactttagGATGTTTAGAAGGCATGGTGACactgggttgatggttggatttgctgatcttaaaggtcttttccaaccttaaagattctatgattaaaTTTAATCGTGGTAATGTTAATGTTTGCAGCTTTAACTTGGACGTTGTCTGAAAAAATCTTGCTGCTACCAGtaactgtcatcttttgtcagTGCTGTGTATTTGTGGTGGCCTTTCCAGCTGCCGTATAATGATTAAAAGAAGATTaagtgtaattttttaaaaattccaaatttttttttcaggtgaccTCTTCTGTTAATGCATAAACTAAGGTGTTGATCTTCTAAAGCTGTCCAGTGGGTTTACTGCGTTAAAAAACAGGGCTGACATTCAGGAGATGGGATGCTATTCTCAGTTCTGGGCCTTTATTCCTCATCTGTAAAGGGTGTTAGCAGTAAAAACCCCTCATTCAAGCTTGAAGTAACAGAGCTTTTTGGATATTTTCAGCACCTCCCTTCTTATGGCTAACTGcaaatgcagtgtttttttcacttgcatgCCACTCTAAAAATAGTGAGGGAATCGCATGCTTAATGTTTTCCAGATACTTCAGTGCTTCTCTGAATtccagtagaagaaaaaaatggtttggtAGAGGAACATGtagcaaagagaaaatatggGAGAGCGGGTAGCACACTTTATGCTAAGGTTCTAGTCTGAGTGTTTGCATGAGCAGCTTTTACCAGCAGCATCCAGAGGCTGGCCGGTCTAGGTGTTTGTGTTGGCCCCAGTGCTTCTCCCTTAGAACCCCACAGACACTGAAGTGCTGAGGGTGAGGTAGGGGAGGACCTGTGTGTGCGTCTGCATTTGTGGTCCAGGTTCTGTGTCAGCAATGCCTGTCCAAGAAACTGGGTTCATCCCCGGAAGAACAGTAATGCTGAAGTTGGGGGGGAGTACAAGAGTATGGTTTTGTGGTGCAGTCTGTACTGAGACCACAGAAGGCAGTTGAGACTTGTCTTTGCACTTAGAAAACACAACAAGTTGATGTGCACGTCCTGTGGATTGAAATCGTTGGTGTGAGGGAAGTGAATTGAGTGCAGTGATGTGTGCAGAAACATCTCAATGACCAGCTTGTCTCCTCTTTAGATGACACCCCTTCTCCTCCGGCTCCTTTTGAACATCGCATAGTGAGTGTCAAGCAAACAGAGGTGACAACGTGCTACTTGGTGTGTCATCACGAAGTACTGGGCGGGTAAGTCTCCTTGTCCCTAATGCTGTACTGCTGATGGTGGCTAAGGCATGGAGAAAGGCAGTTAGCTGGAGAGCTAAAGCTGTTGTCTTCAGATGGCTTCAAGGTGCGTGGGTGAGGCAACTACAAACTCACTGCCGCCCGAGTGAGCATGTTCATTCCTGAGACCTTCTGGGCTGTCAGAGCTGCTGTGATCCTTGTATGAACCGACTGTTAATatttggggtgtgtgtgaggGGTGTCCCTTAAATGGCTCGTTTCTGCCCCAGTTCCATTTTCAGATGCCTGGCTGTGATCTTGGATGACTGGTTTTTGCATTTGTTACAATAATCCTGGATGGAGCTGGTGTcatgagaaaaatctgtaaCCTTGAGGCGGACAGAAGTCAACAAAGTCCATTTGGTCAGGGAGCttccaaaatcttttttccatGCTGAACTGCATGTTAAAGAAAACTAAGGAAGAAGATATAATTATTTTGACCTTACGTTTAGTTTTCTCTCATAGGAAGTCTGCAGCTGCTTCAGCCTTTGTATTCTTGTATCCTTACTTATCTGACAAGAAGGTTTGATTTACAGGCTGATCCAAGTACAAATATGGCTTAATAAGTATAAGCCTGATGATGCAATAGCAGAAAGATAGTGTTTAGAAATCATCCCAAGGGACATCAATGTATGTGGGTGACATGGGGGAGAATTTACAACACGAAAGAAATACAGCATGTGGAGTGGCTACAGTTACTGATCttatagtaattttaaaagctatgaGATCAGGACAGAAATATACTTGTTAATATACCCACTAACGCACCACTGAAGGACAGCAAGCGGCTACAATTACAGAACCAAAAAAGAATACCATCAGGTCATCATACTGCAGTGAAATGTAGTAATACGAAGGGGtcataatattttaatgtaagcATTGAACAACTGGCTGGAAAGATAAAACTAATCCTTCACAAGCTGAGGGAAAGAGGAGAATCATGCTGCTGGCCACCTGATTCTGTTCACTTTGTACTGTGCTATTTTTAATCAATGATAAGAATAGTTGTATGAAAAGTTTCTGTGGTGAGCTATGTTAAGCTGGTTTCCCATCTTTTGTGTGGTATCAACAGGGGGCGTTTTGGACAAGTTCACAAGTGCACAGAAATATCAACTGGTCTCAACCTGGCGGCCAAAATCATAAAAGTGAAAGGAGCAAAAGAGAGGGTAACTATGTTGCTGTGAACACAAGTGAGCACACTCTAAACCTGGCCTACTGCAAGCACCGTAACACTATCTCCCTGAATTGGCCCGTAAGAGGCAACTTGTTGTTGGGTAGTATCGAATACTGTAAAATCTATCTTAGTAAGTAGAAGCTTGGACTTTATATGACTTTGTCACCTCCCATGTTTGTGATTAAACTTTCTGTCCACATGAGACCTGTGGTATAGCTGTTATTGGGTTTTACGAATAATTGTATTTGAATATATTGGAATTTAAGGAGCAtactttgcttattttttgttaatttattattttttcaggaagaagtaaaaaatgaaattaatgtcATGAACCAATTAGATCATGTGAATCTGATCCAGCTTTATGATGCTTTTGAAGCCAAAAATAATATCACTCTGATAATGGAATAGTAAGTTTAAATGATCTCAGAAATTGTCAGATGTTCGGGTTTTCTCAGGTCACTAAAGGAAATAGGGAATGACAGTTCTCAGGTGTGAAGAAGACTTGGGTGGTTTCCTAGCCTGAGAGAGAGTTGGTTTCActttcagaaggaaagaaatgataTGTTTTAAAGGTAACTGTTTCAGgttaaaaattatgtatttggCAAGATTACAGTTCAAACAAATAGTAAGAAAGGCAGCTATCTTCAAGAGTATGAATGTAATTAGAAGATTGTTAATGAACAGAACTTCACTGTGGTTCATTATTCATTTAGGTTTAACTTACAGGCCCCAACACTGTCCCTAGCTACCAAATTATAAAAAGTGTGGGTAAATAGAATCTCATATTAGGGAGAGAGTGGAGGTGAGAGACCCAGACAAGAGGAGGAATGATGTGTTTTAAGTAGAATTAGAAGAGACATGGAGAAGGTAGGAAGGTGATTAATTATATGCATGGTCTGCCTCCTTTGAATAATTTAGGATTAAAAAATGTCTCCCCATTTGAAGCTAAATAAGAATTTTGTTCTATATAAAATATGGAATTCACAAAAGGGAGATTTCATGATGTACACTTGCTGCCTCTTCTGTGTAGTTGTGCATTGCTTTACAAAAACCTGAAGTTTTATAACCTAAAACCTGAGTTACTGCTACAGAACTAATTGTTAatgacacaaaggaaaaaagaatacaaaatgaaatagCATGTATAAATACAATaagacatttaaaatgtgtCTATTGAAGTTACTACTGAAGTTTTTACCTTGCCAAACCTTGTCAGAGCTATATGTCTGATGtaattttctcttaatttttgtgCAGAATTAAGTCCAATTGTCAGCTCGTGTATAATAACTTTGAGAAGTTTAATTTAGTAGATTTTATAGGTTGAAGGCTTATTTTCTCTAGAATAATAAGATGAGCAAGGAATAGATACTTTGGTACTCCCTGTAGGTTCTCCAGATCCCCATTGGATCACCAGGTcatgtgtgtttgggtttgaCATATATCCCCCTCAAGTGTTAGTGacagcttttccatttttttaaatttagattgATGCTTAATTTCACACTCAGAAATAAGTCTCCTGAAGTCACAGAGACTACTGATAACACTTTATATTGGATGTGTTGTTAGGACCCTTGCTAAATTAGAAAGCCTAAGTTCCCAACCTGGAAATAAATTGATCTAATGAGGAATCTTAGGGTTTTAATACTTTTCTATGTCAAAATTTTAGTCTTGATGGTGGTGAATTATTTGACCGGATCACAGATGAAAACTACAATCTAACTGAGTTGGATGCAATCCTATTTACCAAACAGATTTGTGAAGGAGTCCACTACTTGCATCAGCATTATATTCTCCATTTAGATCTGAAGGTCAGTAGTTCATACTCTCCATTCTTTAGCGATGCTAAGGTTTGGACCACCACAGAGTCTCTAATTACAAGAGTAATTTCTAATTTCATGGACTCGTGTCATAAAGAAATGGACTTAATTCAATAGCCTCTAAAGAGATGcgttacttttttttcaatgtCTAGTAGCTTGCTTAGAATAGTGAAATGAACAGGATTCTGTGCTTTTGCCTCTCAAATTAGAAGCTTTTCATTCTGTGTGGAATTAAACAGTGCCCTTTTGTCATCAATgaaaaaaccacacccaaacccctctttgaCTAGAAATGCCTGCAGTCTTCCACTTCTGCCTACCCCCTTGTGACTGTGTTCAAATACCTATTCAATCATCTTCCTATTGTTTGTACTTTTGACTGCCTGGAACTGAACTGCAGTAAAATGACAATGTTTTCCTAGTGGCCCCTTAATAACTGATCTTTTCGAACAGAAATaccaactgattttttttcctgcttgtttaTACAGCGCCTTACACAAGTGATAATTGATCTGGTTGGCCTGTAGACAGTTCTGCAGTTGTAATAAGCTAGGACACCATCATCCCCCCAGTCCTCACcttgaaaaatattctcattggaaaaaacaaattttcatcATGGTGGGCAAACCAAACCATGCATTTGACATATTTCTTGTGGCTTTGTATGGAGTTACTTTTATACTAAGGAGTAAATCCAGTGGGTAAGCCTCAACCACCAGACTGACTACCGTTTTACACAGGGGGGAgcctttccatttcaaaatctATTTGTCATCTATGGTGAAATATACAGGAACAGAAGTTAAACTTCTTTATGGGACGtccaaaaccaaacctgtcACTAACTCAGTATGCCAGTCAAATCCTTCTCTCCCATgatagaaataaaaggaaaagtattATACTAAAAACTATCATTAAAATCTCTGATTTTTATACACTTTTGCTAGAGATCTCTCTCAAAAAGTCATACATTTAATTCAACATACACTCTTCTCTTTTTGTAGCCTGAAAACATACTATGTGTAAATCACACAGGAAACCAGATTAAAATTATTGACTTTGGATTAGCAAGGAGGTAAGAAGTTCAGttatgaatttttgtttttgttttgtttttttaagataaacCTCTGATGTGTTTTCGGTAGTtcttgggttggttttttttttacgcATTTTGGTGGCTCTAAAAGTAATTCTGCTATGTGAATGAGCTAAGCATTATGCTGCTGCAGGCCTGAGTTTTCTGCTGTGTGTATTAATTATCTAATTACTTTTCCAAGTAACATTTCTGTTGGATAAAGCTATACTGCTGTTCTAATTTCCTCAAAATGATTACCCATGTAAAGCTTTTACTCTAGGGAATCCATGAAGGCTCTCAGACTTCTTGACTGCTGGGTTTTAATGTGCGGGTTCTAGTTGTGGAAATTATCTGCTGAACTCTTTACATAGCTAAGTtgattgaaggaaaaaaaaaattaaaaagcatgttTGAGCTATCCCATGTGAAACAGGAAACCCTCAGAGAAGTATGGACTTCTCTCCATTCTTTTACTTCGCTTGCTTGAGTTTGTTAAAGGAAAGCTTTTGTGAAAGCATGAGTCAATTCCCCTAGAATAAAAAGGAATGACTCCTGTTATGGTAACAGTAATAACATTTCTCTATTTCATTTCTAAACCCTTTGAGGCTTTTCTTAAGCCCAAACCTGGTACATTCATGCATATATATACCTAAGTGTATGTACGTATCTGtccaatgatttttttcttttagaagtaCTTTATCAAAACAGAAGTAGATAccttgggggtggtgggggtggggtgttttttctgttggtggggttttttgttttttgtttttgtttaagttGGGAGGGTAAAGATGCAAACATActaaagcagttttgaaaacaaaatcttctgGGAAATAGACATGTAAAAGCAATGCTTTAATGGTTTGTTCTGTCTGTATGCAGGTGTAATTCTAGCTGCCATCAGTGACAATTATTACTGGTTCAGTTTTGTAACCTTTCCCTTTTAAGCAATAGAACAGAATAACAGTGACTCCATATAGGGAGAAAATTAAACTTGTTACCATTGAGTTAGCAGTTATATTGTGCTTCTCTCTGGATCTATACAGACCTTCGCCCTGAGCCGTAGCTGGGTACATCCCACTAAGCAAATGCTTTCCAAACctgtttttatttggtttatgTTTGACAACATCTCCTGGAAAGCATCCTGTGGAGCCTGGCAGAGAGTAAAGCTGCTATCActtggagggaggggggaggcctTTGCAGTGTTTATTGCCTTTGGCCTTCCATCTGGTTTTGCTCTGGCAAAGGGATAGCTGATAGTGTATTCACCTGAAGTCACAGCAAAATtcaccaatttatttttttaaagatgttaatGCTGTCCTGATTGCCTGGGTGAGTCTGCTATGCTCACTCAGCCATGCTTGCAGGGCAAAAAGCCATGCCTTGATTTTTACAAATGTGAGATGTGCCAGCATGCTTTCATCGGTGGTGTCTGTCTCTTTCCGATAAAGGTACAAACCTCTTGAGAAACTGAAGGTTAATTTTGGAACTCCAGAGTTCTTGGCTCCTGAAGTGGTGAACTATGACTTTGTTTCCTTCCCAACCGACATGTGGAGTGTAGGCGTCATCACGTATATGTTGTGAGTAATCCTCTGAGGGGTTGTGGCGATGGCACCAAAGGCTCTGCAAGAGCATGCCAGTGGAGGGTATCTGCAGGGCAGGAATGCAGCAACCACTGAACCCATCTGGCTGTGATTCCT
This genomic interval carries:
- the MYLK3 gene encoding LOW QUALITY PROTEIN: myosin light chain kinase 3 (The sequence of the model RefSeq protein was modified relative to this genomic sequence to represent the inferred CDS: deleted 1 base in 1 codon), coding for MSAGSLDLAEGNALTKLQPTKVTNLSMMDKKLNLLNEKMDKLLHFQEDLTGRLQRVNKGIDDVEKGINKLTVSRTAPDETDAMKKGLKVSGSTHQTDIQNICSEVLKLMKAAQLDALKHKEKLAKIEKRVDTLDKVITFVGEVLKNSKVVDFILKGIVPWKKGSLLEILVEDFARTMLPWFAIVAGLLRAVIKMAKDKPEEGGTKPKHVLSNRGTQTESKKSLEEVKSWEKLDENKGACEKGSTSSAVAHKADSKPQVKERTVQRQAVEGTGKTHSSKSCQQQKDVGVKASNQHNGFPFVNQEHVGNQNVPAKAHDMDGVPHLDECHRQLVHQKLRENENKSLSSTAASWEAVPSTSQAVSDAGCEVTHTRISINVHMTDRKEKIEMTKEGNLKDHRGKSPKVKSPSSTPAEMEGVEQLLDKLKLKQSSRNISTEPNQDVKRDNKQYELGPQTGKQQPLLSKPKPGKKAEEKSELKCKPITSQNSSAKEPTKGLGVEVKIHQEMAKTEESPTDTNSERRECESASSGESENDAHQCTGLAPEKTMSLKASEELSTQDEMVVDDTPSPPAPFEHRIVSVKQTEVTTCYLVCHHEVLGGGRFGQVHKCTEISTGLNLAAKIIKVKGAKEREEVKNEINVMNQLDHVNLIQLYDAFEAKNNITLIMEYLDGGELFDRITDENYNLTELDAILFTKQICEGVHYLHQHYILHLDLKPENILCVNHTGNQIKIIDFGLARRYKPLEKLKVNFGTPEFLAPEVVNYDFVSFPTDMWSVGVITYMLLSGLSPFLGETDAETMNYIVNCSWDFDAEAFEQLSEEAKDFISRLLVKEKSYRMSATQCLKHEWLNNLPAKAKKSKLRLKSQLLLQSYMAHRKWKKHFYVVAAANRLKRFQSMSVKLA